A single genomic interval of Streptococcus oralis subsp. dentisani harbors:
- the serS gene encoding serine--tRNA ligase — MLDIKRIRTDFDAVAEKLATRGVDAAVLNEMKEIDAKRRDILVKVENLKAERNTVSAEIAQAKRNKENADDKIAAMQALSAEVKSLDAELAEIDAKLTEFTTTLPNIPADSVPVGADEDDNVEVRRWGTPREFDFEPKAHWDLGEDLGILDWERGGKVTGARFLFYKGLGARLERAIYNFMLDEHGKEGYTEVITPYIVNHDSMFGTGQYPKFKEDTFELSDTNYVLIPTAEVPLTNYYRDEILDGKDLPIYFTAMSPSFRSEAGSAGRDTRGLIRLHQFHKVEMVKFAKPEESYEELEKMTANAENILQKLNLPYRVVALSTGDMGFSAAKTYDLEVWIPAQNTYREISSCSNTEDFQARRAQIRYRDEADGKVKLLHTLNGSGLAVGRTVAAILENYQNADGSVTIPEALRPYMGGAEVIKP, encoded by the coding sequence ATGTTAGATATCAAACGTATTCGTACAGACTTTGATGCTGTCGCTGAAAAACTAGCTACACGTGGTGTAGATGCTGCTGTTTTGAATGAAATGAAAGAAATCGATGCTAAACGCCGTGACATCTTGGTCAAGGTCGAAAACCTCAAGGCAGAACGTAACACAGTTTCTGCAGAGATTGCTCAAGCCAAGCGCAATAAGGAAAATGCTGATGACAAGATTGCTGCTATGCAAGCTCTCTCTGCTGAAGTAAAATCTCTCGATGCTGAATTGGCAGAAATCGATGCTAAATTGACAGAATTTACGACTACACTTCCAAACATTCCTGCTGACAGCGTTCCTGTTGGAGCTGATGAGGATGACAACGTTGAAGTTCGCCGTTGGGGAACTCCACGCGAGTTTGACTTCGAACCAAAAGCTCACTGGGATCTGGGTGAAGACCTTGGTATTCTTGACTGGGAACGCGGTGGTAAAGTGACTGGAGCTCGCTTCCTCTTCTATAAAGGACTTGGAGCTCGTTTGGAACGTGCTATCTACAACTTCATGTTGGATGAGCATGGTAAAGAAGGCTATACGGAAGTTATCACACCTTACATTGTTAACCATGACTCAATGTTTGGTACTGGTCAATATCCAAAATTCAAGGAAGATACCTTTGAATTGAGTGACACCAACTATGTACTCATTCCTACTGCTGAAGTGCCTCTTACAAACTACTACCGTGATGAAATCCTTGATGGAAAAGACCTACCAATTTACTTCACTGCTATGAGCCCATCATTCCGTTCTGAAGCTGGTTCTGCTGGTCGTGATACACGTGGCTTGATTCGTTTGCACCAATTCCACAAGGTTGAAATGGTCAAATTTGCCAAACCAGAAGAATCATATGAAGAATTAGAAAAAATGACAGCCAACGCTGAAAATATTCTTCAAAAGCTTAATCTTCCATACCGTGTGGTCGCGCTCTCTACTGGAGATATGGGCTTCTCAGCTGCCAAAACTTACGATTTGGAAGTTTGGATTCCAGCCCAAAATACCTACCGTGAAATCTCAAGCTGTTCAAATACTGAAGATTTCCAAGCTCGTCGTGCCCAAATCCGTTACCGTGATGAAGCCGATGGCAAGGTGAAACTCCTTCACACCTTGAACGGTTCTGGACTTGCAGTTGGACGTACAGTGGCTGCTATTCTTGAAAACTACCAAAATGCAGATGGTTCTGTAACCATTCCAGAAGCACTTCGTCCATATATGGGTGGAGCTGAAGTTATCAAACCATAA
- a CDS encoding aspartate kinase, which yields MKVVKFGGSSLASASQLEKVLNIVKSDKERRFVVVSAPGKRNADDTKVTDALIKYYRDYVAGNDISKSQNWIIDRYAAMVSELGLKPSVLEKISKSIRALATLPIEENDFLYDTFLAAGENNNAKLIAAYFNQNGIDARYVHPREAGIVVTSEPGNARIIPSSYDKIEGLADSNEVLVIPGFFGVTKENQICTFSRGGSDITGSIIAAGVKADLYENFTDVDGIFAAHPGIIHQPHSIPELTYREMRELAYAGFSVLHDEALLPAYRGKIPLVIKNTNNPDHPGTRIVLKHSSDKFPVVGIAGDSGFVSINMSKYLMNREVGFGRKVLQILEDLNIGWEHMPTGIDDLSIILRSRELTPIKEEEILRQLVQKAEVDHAEIEHDLSIIMIVGEKMKSHIGVTATATRALSENKINIQMMSQGSSEVSIMFVVNKEQEKAAIKALYHAFFGESKED from the coding sequence TAAACATCGTTAAAAGTGATAAAGAACGCCGTTTTGTAGTCGTTTCTGCACCCGGAAAACGCAATGCTGATGATACCAAGGTTACCGACGCTTTGATCAAATACTATCGTGACTATGTAGCGGGAAATGATATCAGCAAGAGCCAAAACTGGATCATCGATCGCTATGCGGCTATGGTGAGCGAACTAGGCTTAAAACCATCAGTTCTAGAAAAAATTTCTAAAAGCATCCGTGCCTTAGCGACTCTTCCTATTGAAGAAAATGACTTTCTCTATGACACCTTCCTAGCGGCTGGAGAAAACAACAATGCCAAACTTATCGCAGCTTACTTTAACCAAAACGGCATCGATGCACGCTATGTTCATCCAAGAGAGGCTGGAATCGTTGTCACAAGTGAACCAGGAAACGCACGTATCATTCCATCTAGTTATGACAAGATTGAAGGCTTGGCTGATAGCAACGAAGTCCTTGTCATCCCTGGTTTCTTTGGAGTTACGAAAGAAAATCAAATCTGTACCTTCTCACGTGGTGGATCCGATATCACAGGTTCTATCATAGCTGCAGGTGTCAAAGCCGACCTTTATGAAAACTTTACAGATGTCGATGGTATCTTTGCTGCCCATCCAGGTATCATTCACCAGCCTCATTCTATCCCTGAATTGACCTACCGTGAAATGCGGGAATTGGCTTATGCAGGTTTCTCAGTCCTTCACGATGAAGCTCTGCTCCCTGCCTACCGGGGGAAAATCCCTCTCGTTATCAAGAATACCAACAACCCTGACCATCCAGGTACTCGTATCGTTCTAAAGCATAGCAGTGATAAATTCCCCGTCGTTGGAATCGCTGGTGATTCTGGCTTTGTCAGCATCAACATGTCGAAATACCTCATGAACCGTGAAGTTGGATTTGGTCGCAAGGTTCTGCAAATCCTTGAAGATCTTAACATCGGTTGGGAACACATGCCAACAGGTATCGATGATCTTTCAATCATCCTCCGTTCCCGCGAATTGACTCCTATCAAGGAAGAAGAAATTCTGCGTCAGCTCGTTCAAAAGGCTGAAGTGGACCATGCTGAAATCGAACATGATCTTTCAATTATTATGATTGTCGGGGAAAAGATGAAGAGTCATATCGGGGTAACTGCTACTGCCACACGTGCTTTGTCTGAGAATAAAATCAACATCCAGATGATGTCCCAAGGGTCAAGTGAAGTTTCCATCATGTTTGTTGTCAATAAAGAGCAAGAGAAGGCCGCTATTAAGGCGCTCTATCATGCCTTTTTCGGTGAAAGTAAGGAAGACTAA
- a CDS encoding DUF956 family protein, with product MAQSLNKVIDLQTTGTSYLSISGKVGKFLVGDQALEFYPDVNVEQYIQIPWSSIQQIGANVNGRKISRHFEVFTDQGKFLFASKDSGAILKIAREKLGNDKVVKLPTLLQTIGQKFKNLFAKK from the coding sequence ATGGCTCAATCACTCAATAAAGTCATTGACCTCCAAACCACTGGGACATCTTACCTCTCTATCTCTGGAAAAGTTGGAAAATTTCTAGTTGGGGATCAAGCCTTAGAGTTTTATCCTGATGTCAATGTCGAACAATATATCCAGATCCCCTGGTCCAGCATTCAGCAAATTGGAGCTAACGTAAATGGCCGTAAAATCAGCCGTCACTTTGAAGTCTTCACCGATCAAGGTAAATTCCTCTTTGCCTCAAAAGACTCTGGGGCTATCCTCAAAATCGCTCGGGAAAAATTAGGAAACGACAAGGTCGTGAAACTTCCGACTCTGCTCCAGACCATTGGACAAAAATTTAAAAATCTATTTGCAAAAAAGTAG